In Sphaeramia orbicularis chromosome 10, fSphaOr1.1, whole genome shotgun sequence, the following proteins share a genomic window:
- the gprin1 gene encoding G protein-regulated inducer of neurite outgrowth 1, whose amino-acid sequence MGSLKDEMRGLSEDRQLCEKADDGEHPGSSDGCAVTEGPQINTSQKSTTQEDYEPKLLMNTSHVEESNGEFTGEVCDNSDQTDSKDSKLSDTIPLTQQSKAETTTTADTTTSTQSVSNEISNKCESAEENMDLDRQQQPETKSISVAVPGTPDPTDPRSPAPFGQHHMRTQVSLEVVQCHSAATSPMTPPEGGHSFFFPPRSFGGSGAMDADTKDAELQVGTQVQFCSVATSPMTPKTPYTTAFPELIGRETVQKVEKTKKTEDQGQSSQHESSPSVTKHPAEAESEITDALKSTTPKELTEDVSCNTSQESSATKLKDSQEAQEGSDHQYKQQRVGSMDQDITILVTQHGNTEEEEDKGESESSICPIEADMVKIDEVEEDNSDMKKENGKEKTSNFDQIQGSSNIIATEESSISAHEQPKSEVKSDHSKEKTDRCDSEELSLSKSAVPESPAPFGCHNIRTQVSLEVVQCQSVATSPMTPPEGDQAFYFPSSLGKRESVGTDTKDAEMQVGRQVEFRSVATAPMTPRTPIATTFPEIMKETSIEEKIIEEEGENNEEAAAEKEDEKSTQEQKNEEADEEQREEMNCKEEKCEEPVQEVSWDEKGMTWEVYGAVVEVSVLGSAIQKHLEKQVKKQKRQPSMPPPPPLNPSATPHTSESSQRGSGKGRAGKRGAGGDGKVSRRRRNPFRQMMENMQQPHCCSRAHTTE is encoded by the coding sequence ATGGGAAGTCTTAAGGATGAGATGAGAGGTCTCAGTGAGGACCGCCAGCTCTGCGAGAAGGCAGATGATGGAGAGCATCCAGGAAGCTCAGATGGCTGCGCTGTGACTGAGGGACCTCAGATAAACACCAGTCAAAAGTCAACAACACAAGAGGACTACGAGCCAAAACTGCTCATGAATACGAGCCACGTCGAGGAGAGCAACGGGGAATTTACAGGAGAAGTTTGTGACAACAGTGACCAAACAGACTCTAAAGACAGTAAGCTCTCTGACACCATCCCTCTGACACAACAAAGCAAAGCTGAGACAACAACAACAGCTGACACAACAACCTCCACGCAATCAGTTTCTAATGAGATTTCTAATAAGTGTGAATCTGCTGAAGAAAACATGGATCTTGACAGACAACAACAGCCAGAAACTAAGAGTATCTCAGTGGCTGTGCCAGGAACTCCAGACCCCACCGACCCTCGTTCCCCAGCTCCTTTTGGGCAGCACCACATGCGTACACAGGTCAGCCTGGAAGTGGTACAGTGTCACTCTGCAGCGACCAGTCCCATGACACCTCCTGAGGGTGGTCATTCCTTCTTTTTCCCCCCACGCTCCTTTGGGGGATCTGGAGCTATGGATGCAGACACTAAAGACGCTGAGCTGCAGGTTGGTACACAGGTGCAGTTCTGCTCTGTTGCCACATCTCCCATGACCCCAAAGACGCCGTATACCACTGCTTTCCCAGAGCTTATCGGCAGAGAAACGGTGCAGAAGGtggagaaaacaaaaaagacagagGATCAGGGTCAGAGTAGCCAACATGAAAGTTCCCCTTCTGTCACAAAACATCCAGCAGAGGCTGAGTCAGAGATAACCGATGCTTTGAAAAGTACCACGCCAAAGGAGCTGACTGAAGATGTCAGCTGCAATACTTCTCAAGAGAGCTCTGCCACTAAGTTAAAAGATTCACAAGAAGCTCAGGAGGGTAGCGATCACCAGTATAAGCAGCAGAGGGTGGGGAGTATGGATCAAGACATTACAATCCTAGTAACCCAACATGGCAatactgaggaggaagaggacaaaGGAGAAAGCGAGTCCTCCATTTGTCCCATTGAGGCAGACATGGTCAAAATAGATGAAGTCGAAGAAGACAACAGTGATATGAAAAAAGAGAATGGAAAGGAAAAGACCTCTAACTTTGATCAGATACAGGGATCTTCAAATATAATCGCAACTGAAGAATCCTCTATTTCTGCTCATGAACAACCAAAATCTGAAGTAAAATCTGATCATTCAAAGGAAAAGACAGATCGCTGCGATAGTGAGGAGTTATCCCTGTCAAAATCTGCAGTCCCTGAGTCTCCAGCTCCTTTTGGCTGCCACAACATCCGGACGCAGGTGAGCCTGGAGGTGGTGCAGTGTCAGTCTGTAGCTACCAGCCCCATGACCCCTCCAGAGGGAGACCAAGCCTTCTACTTCCCAAGCTCTTTGGGAAAAAGAGAGTCTGTGGGTACAGATACTAAAGACGCTGAGATGCAGGTAGGGCGACAGGTGGAGTTTCGCTCTGTTGCTACAGCACCCATGACCCCAAGAACACCCATCGCCACAACTTTCCCTGAGATCATGAAGGAAACAAGCATAGAGGAGAAGATAATTGAGGAGGAAGGGGAAAATAATGAGGAGGCAGCTGCAGAAAAAGAGGACGAGAAATCAACTCAGGAGCAAAAGAATGAAGAAGCTGATGAGGAACAAAGGGAGGAAATGAACTGCAAGGAGGAGAAATGTGAGGAGCCGGTGCAGGAGGTGAGCTGGGATGAGAAAGGGATGACATGGGAGGTGTACGGGGCGGTGGTGGAGGTGTCCGTTCTGGGCTCGGCTATCCAGAAACACCTGGAAAAACAGGTGAAGAAGCAGAAAAGGCAGCCGTCCatgcctccacctcctccactgaACCCTTCAGCCACGCCCCACACCTCTGAGTCATCCCAGCGAGGCTCGGGTAAGGGCAGAGCAGGTAAAAGAGGAGCAGGGGGAGATGGGAAAGTCAGCCGACGCAGACGGAACCCTTTTCGCCAGATGATGGAGAACATGCAGCAGCCACACTGTTGCTCCAGAGCTCATACCACAGAGTGA